A genome region from Akkermansiaceae bacterium includes the following:
- a CDS encoding PD-(D/E)XK nuclease family protein produces MTATATPPEAPFTTGLTPWAQTLPGHISPSAAKAYLGCSLKFYYERVACIRKATPVALHLGKAVHAALQSFHLARWRGGDDSPETVAAAYELAFQQLERDEGPVNYKDTSEREKARQDGLRVVAAYLDSPEAMKEKPRAVEVLLKEDIPGLSVPLTGAMDLVEGDFTAVDFKSAAAKPDPANAAFDHEIQLVSYQLLMEAATGETPPSLDLVFLVKTKTPQVIRVKSRPADEHRKRRVIALLETAVQGISEDRFHPQPGMHCSWCQFRNECAQWLPGMDWHAKKAA; encoded by the coding sequence ATGACCGCGACAGCTACCCCACCGGAAGCGCCGTTCACAACCGGGCTGACACCCTGGGCACAGACGTTGCCCGGACACATCAGCCCGTCGGCGGCGAAAGCCTACCTCGGCTGCTCGCTCAAGTTCTACTACGAGCGGGTGGCCTGCATCCGCAAGGCGACCCCTGTCGCCCTACACCTCGGCAAGGCGGTGCATGCCGCCCTGCAGTCGTTCCACCTCGCCCGCTGGCGGGGTGGCGACGATTCACCTGAGACCGTCGCCGCTGCCTACGAGCTGGCCTTCCAGCAACTCGAACGCGACGAAGGGCCGGTGAACTACAAGGACACGTCCGAGCGGGAGAAAGCCCGTCAGGACGGCCTGCGCGTGGTTGCCGCCTACCTCGACTCCCCGGAGGCGATGAAGGAGAAGCCGCGTGCGGTGGAAGTCCTGCTCAAGGAGGACATCCCTGGCCTGTCCGTCCCCCTCACCGGGGCAATGGATCTGGTCGAGGGCGACTTCACGGCAGTGGATTTCAAGTCCGCCGCCGCGAAGCCCGACCCGGCCAACGCGGCCTTCGATCATGAGATCCAACTTGTCAGCTACCAGCTGCTGATGGAGGCCGCCACCGGCGAAACCCCTCCATCCCTCGATCTGGTTTTCCTAGTGAAGACCAAGACCCCGCAGGTCATCCGGGTGAAATCCAGACCCGCCGATGAGCACCGAAAGCGCCGGGTCATAGCCTTGCTGGAGACTGCCGTCCAAGGCATCTCCGAAGACAGGTTCCACCCGCAGCCAGGCATGCACTGCTCGTGGTGCCAGTTCCGCAACGAGTGCGCCCAGTGGCTACCCGGCATGGACTGGCATGCGAAGAAAGCAGCGTAG